The following coding sequences are from one Triticum aestivum cultivar Chinese Spring chromosome 5A, IWGSC CS RefSeq v2.1, whole genome shotgun sequence window:
- the LOC123102150 gene encoding kinesin-like protein KIN-12C codes for MEMLRRNLKRQTSRARSLSPLSVASPADDQENLHPNLAAAPPSPPPPGLSKPVPVPQPAAAPAQQRPVNDEPAVKVVVRVRPAVSLPVDGKDLFFVRKTSPDSIAVGDRAFAVDGFLDDRASQEDAFHLVGVPMIHSALAGFNTSLVCYGQSGTGKTYTMWGPLAAMFDNRSDRADRGIVPRFFQNLFSQIQGNEESSPEKHTSYQCRCTFLEVFNEQINDLLDPSQRNLQIRETTGNGVHVENLTEEYVSTVEDVNQILMKGLTKRKIGVDSMNLKNSRSHVIFTCVIEAWSKDLSSNGFSSSKTSKITFVDLAGVDIDESDGAGKNITREERYVKKSLSSLGKLVNILSEEPKPQEDELPYSQSRLTHVLKDTLGGNSRATFLCSISSEHRCRSETLSTLRFGERTKLMPNKAVVNEISEDDVNGLSDQIRQLKDELVRTKSGEHATSETGYFNAQIARASLHSLRVSLNRSIILPHIEVETDDEMDVDEDDVHELRDQISKIHSSSEDTLDDFMDAESGEDSPIPWEHDDQVVIDDSEGPLQEEPQKMHSNTNADHDQVSDRKSVLSISASEQLSPIQDATFCSSPKIHKARRSIASPGFSPSKLGESSPGEADLETYRKSAVRSSLQSSKLSPTDSLAASLQRGLHIIEYHQQNPPAPRKSFVGLSFDHFALNPRQSAKASSALEALPEGDASSASTICSSCKKAMDTNEDHSEDINSEKQIVTATAVTSNDLANASLQDGDISSTTGSKRVAELEALCEEQGAKIKELSNLIGQQKKGPEDVMPMRELTAEQCEDSKMPLDVNEREALEGEIQRLKDQVKLLTDGSTANDSLLDQIRNGSTDQEYGLEKERQKWTESESKWISLTEELRVDLESSRRHAEKTEAELRDEKKCTEELDDALQRAIYGHARIIEHYVELQELYNDLLERHRGVMGGIAEVKRAAARAGKKGCGTAFAAALAAELSTVRIDREKERAQLREQNRRLRVQLRDTAEAVHAAGELLVRLREAEEASTQEKERSSAMLQENQKLKKQVEKMRKKHEVEIETMKHYLAESRLPESALEGFYRSEDAPRESSTVQDDDQSWRSAFKSEFE; via the exons ATGGAGATGCTGCGGCGGAACCTCAAGCGCCAGACCTCGCGCGCGCGGTCCCTCTCCCCGCTCTCCGTCGCCTcccccgccgacgaccaggagaaCCTCCACCCcaacctcgccgccgccccgccctccccgccgccgccgggcctGTCCAAGCCCGTCCCCGTTCCCCAGCCGGCGGCCGCGCCCGCCCAGCAGCGGCCGGTCAACGACGAGCCCGCCGTCAAG GTCGTGGTGCGGGTGCGGCCGGCGGTCAGCCTGCCGGTGGACGGCAAGGACCTCTTCTTCGTGCGCAAGACCTCCCCAGACTCCATCGCCGTCGGCGACCGCGCCTTCGCCGTCGACGGGTTCCTCGACGACAGGGCTTCCCAG GAGGATGCGTTCCATCTGGTGGGTGTGCCCATGATCCACAGCGCCCTCGCCGGATTCAACACCTCCCTCGTCTGCTATGGCCAG AGTGGCACAGGGAAGACATACACCATGTGGGGGCCCCTCGCCGCCATGTTCGACAACCGCTCCGACCGGGCCGACCGGGGGATCGTGCCTCGCTTCTTCCAGAACCTCTTCTCCCAAATCCAAGGC AACGAAGAGAGCTCCCCTGAGAAGCACACAAGTTACCAGTGCCGCTGCACCTTTCTGGAG GTATTTAATGAGCAGATCAATGACCTGCTTGATCCATCTCAACGTAATCTTCAG ATAAGAGAGACCACTGGCAATGGTGTCCATGTCGAAAACTTGACCGAGGAGTATGTATCGACAGTCGAGGATGTAAATCAGATCTTGATGAAG GGCCTGACAAAAAGAAAAATTGGCGTTGATAGTATGAACTTGAAAAATTCACGTTCTCACGTGATATTCACTTGTGTCATTGAAGCTTGGAGCAAG GATTTGTCATCAAATGGCTTTAGTAGTTCAAAAACTAGCAAAATTACCTTTGTTGATCTAGCTGGTGttgatattgatgaaagtgatggcgCTGGCAAGAACATTACACGAGAGGAAAGATACGTTAAGAAGTCTCTCTCAAGCCTCGG GAAACTAGTCAATATTCTTTCAGAAGAACCAAAGCCCCAGGAAGATGAATTGCCATACAGCCAGTCCCGTTTGACACATGTGCTGAAGGATACGCTAGGCGGCAATTCAAGGGCTACATTTTTGTGTTCCATTTCTTCAGAGCACAG atgcaggtctgagactttaAGCACGCTAAGGTTTGGTGAGCGAACAAAGCTCATGCCGAACAAAGCTGTGGTAAATGAGATATCAGAAGATGATGTTAATGGTCTGAGTGATCAGATCCGTCAGCTGAAG GATGAACTTGTAAGAACCAAGTCTGGAGAGCACGCAACATCTGAGACTGGATACTTCAATGCACAAATTGCTCGAGCGAGCTTGCACAGTTTGCGTGTGAGCCTCAATCGCTCTATAATTTTGCCCCATATTGAAGTTGAGACAGATGATGAAATGGATGTGGATGAAGATGATGTGCATGAACTGCGTGATCAGATTAGCAAGATTCATTCTTCATCTGAAGACACTCTTGATGACTTCATGGATGCAGAGAGTGGAGAGGACAGTCCAATACCATGGGAACATGATGATCAGGTTGTCATAGATGACAGTGAAGGCCCACTTCAGGAAGAGCCCCAGAAAATGCACAGCAATACAAATGCTGATCATGACCAGGTTTCTGACAGGAAATCTGTTCTATCAATTAGTGCTTCCGAACAGCTGAGCCCAATCCAAGACGCGACGTTCTGCTCTTCTCCAAAGATCCACAAGGCAAGAAGGAGCATTGCGTCGCCAGGGTTCTCTCCGAGCAAGCTTGGTGAATCCAGCCCAGGAGAAGCCGATTTGGAAACGTATAGGAAGAGTGCAGTGCGTTCCTCCTTACAATCGAGCAAGCTTAGTCCCACTGACTCGCTGGCCGCAAGTCTCCAACGGGGCCTGCACATTATAGAGTATCATCAGCAGAATCCTCCAGCACCACGAAAATCGTTTGTTGGCCTTTCATTTGACCATTTTGCACTGAACCCCCGCCAGTCAGCAAAAGCAAGTTCAGCCCTTGAGGCTTTACCGGAGGGGGACGCCAGTTCGGCTTCTACCATTTGCTCATCCTGCAAGAAAGCAATGGATACAAATGAGGACCATTCAGAGGACATCAACTCAGAGAAGCAGATTGTAACGGCGACTGCTGTCACATCCAATGACTTGGCTAATGCTTCCCTCCAG GACGGTGATATCTCTTCGACTACTGGCTCTAAGAGAGTGGCTGAGCTTGAAGCTTTATGTGAAGAACAGGGAGCTAAGATCAAGGAGTTGAGCAACTTG ATTGGGCAACAAAAGAAGGGACCAGAAGATGTTATGCCTATGAGGGAACTAACTGCTGAACAATGTGAGGATAGCAAAATGCCACTCGATGTGAATGAGAGGGAAGCACTTGAAGGCGAGATCCAGAGGCTGAAGGACCAAGTAAAGCTTCTCACGGACGGATCAACAGCAAACGACAGCCTTCTGGATCAGATAAGGAACGGCAGCACGGACCAGGAGTACGGGCTGGAGAAAGAGCGGCAGAAATGGACGGAGTCCGAGAGCAAATGGATATCTCTCACCGAGGAGCTGAGGGTGGACCTGGAGTCGAGCCGGAGGCACGCGGAGAagacggaggcggagctccgggacGAGAAGAAGTGCACGGAGGAGCTGGACGACGCCCTCCAGCGGGCCATCTACGGCCACGCCAGGATCATCGAGCACTACGTGGAGCTCCAGGAGCTGTACAACGACCTCCTCGAGCGGCACCGCGGCGTCATGGGGGGCATCGCGGAGGTGAAGAGGGCGGCCGCCAGGGCCGGCAAGAAGGGCTGCGGCACGGccttcgccgccgccctcgccgcggagCTGTCGACGGTGAGGATCGACCGGGAGAAGGAGCGGGCGCAGCTCAGGGAGCAGAACAGGAGGCTCCGCGTCCAGCTCCGGGACACCGCGGAGGCGGTGCATGCCGCCGGCGAGCTGCTCGTGAGGCTCAGGGAAGCCGAGGAGGCATCCACGCAAGAGAAG GAGAGGAGTTCCGCCATGCTGCAGGAGAACCAGAAGCTGAAGAAGCAGGTGGAGAAGATGAGGAAGAAGCACGAGGTGGAGATCGAGACGATGAAGCACTACCTGGCGGAGAGCCGGCTGCCGGAGTCGGCCCTGGAGGGGTTCTACCGCAGCGAGGATGCGCCCAGGGAGTCGTCCACTGTCCAAGACGACGATCAGTCCTGGCGTTCTGCGTTTAAGTCTGAATTCGAATGA